One Robbsia sp. KACC 23696 DNA segment encodes these proteins:
- a CDS encoding universal stress protein yields MFKHIFVPTDGSELSQKAVNAAVQLAATTGGTLTGYACLPAYPVSPFTEVIVEPPMDFQMRCERDAQRHLDEVSSLAASRGVPCTTRVSTHASPYLGIVETAEGAGCDVILMASHGRHGLAQMLVGSETQRVLSHTRIPVLIYR; encoded by the coding sequence ATGTTCAAGCACATTTTCGTACCCACCGACGGTTCCGAACTGTCGCAAAAGGCGGTGAATGCCGCCGTCCAACTCGCCGCCACGACGGGCGGCACGCTGACAGGCTATGCCTGCCTGCCGGCGTATCCGGTGTCGCCGTTTACCGAGGTCATCGTCGAGCCGCCGATGGACTTTCAAATGCGTTGCGAGCGCGATGCGCAACGACATCTCGATGAAGTTTCGTCCCTGGCGGCGTCACGGGGCGTGCCCTGTACGACGCGCGTCAGCACGCATGCCTCGCCCTACCTCGGCATTGTCGAGACCGCCGAGGGGGCGGGCTGCGATGTGATCCTGATGGCGTCGCACGGGCGCCATGGTCTGGCGCAAATGCTGGTCGGCAGCGAAACCCAGCGTGTCTTGTCGCACACGCGGATTCCGGTGCTGATCTACCGCTGA
- a CDS encoding aldose epimerase family protein yields the protein MTTITCEASPWGTLKDGTPVHRITLRDAHGAQAVLSNLGATLVRWDAADRDGRFDNIVLGFATPQAYLDSSTHMGGTIGRFANRIAGAHFTLDGQDYRLEANDGANTLHGGHDGFDRRLWDYSLAPDSGSVLFTLHSPDGDSGFPGALTLQVRYTFDGTAIRIDYDAQCAAPTAFNVTNHSYFNLSGLRGRATGANAASDTASKPLLEDTPDDGTILDHVVRIDAEQVLLPDVHGIPQQQVSVAGTVFDLRDGATVGARLASRDPALVAMQGYDHCYVLSPPDRIETPLRDVAAAFHPHSGRRLTIATTERTVQFYTASNLRGVVDGAGHALRAHDAVCFETQAQPNQINTADAQGVTLRPAQRYRQTTVYRCQAEN from the coding sequence ATGACGACGATCACTTGCGAGGCCAGCCCGTGGGGCACGCTCAAAGACGGCACGCCCGTCCATCGGATTACACTGCGCGACGCGCATGGCGCGCAGGCCGTGCTCAGCAATCTCGGGGCGACCTTGGTGCGCTGGGACGCAGCGGATCGCGACGGCCGATTCGACAACATCGTGCTCGGCTTCGCGACGCCGCAGGCCTACCTCGACAGCAGCACGCATATGGGCGGCACGATCGGGCGCTTCGCCAACCGGATCGCCGGCGCGCATTTCACGCTGGACGGCCAGGACTATCGCCTCGAAGCGAATGACGGTGCCAATACGCTGCACGGCGGCCATGACGGGTTCGATCGACGCCTCTGGGACTATTCGCTCGCGCCCGACTCGGGCAGCGTGCTCTTCACGCTGCATTCGCCGGACGGCGACAGCGGTTTTCCCGGCGCGCTGACCTTGCAGGTTCGCTATACCTTCGACGGGACGGCCATCCGCATCGACTATGACGCGCAGTGCGCGGCGCCCACGGCATTCAATGTCACGAACCACAGCTATTTCAACCTCTCCGGACTGCGCGGTCGCGCAACGGGCGCGAATGCGGCGTCGGATACGGCAAGCAAGCCATTATTGGAAGACACGCCGGATGACGGCACGATCCTCGATCACGTCGTTCGCATCGATGCGGAACAGGTCCTGTTGCCGGATGTGCATGGGATTCCGCAGCAGCAGGTGTCTGTCGCCGGCACGGTGTTCGATCTCCGAGACGGTGCCACGGTAGGCGCCCGCCTCGCGAGCCGCGACCCGGCACTGGTCGCGATGCAGGGATACGACCACTGCTATGTGCTGTCCCCACCGGATCGCATCGAAACGCCGCTCCGCGACGTCGCAGCCGCCTTCCATCCGCATTCGGGGCGCCGGCTGACGATCGCCACCACCGAGCGGACCGTTCAGTTTTATACCGCCTCGAATCTGAGAGGCGTCGTCGACGGGGCCGGTCATGCGCTACGGGCGCACGATGCCGTGTGTTTCGAAACGCAGGCGCAGCCGAACCAGATCAATACGGCCGATGCGCAAGGGGTCACGCTGCGTCCCGCGCAGCGTTATCGGCAAACCACCGTCTACCGCTGCCAGGCCGAAAACTAA
- a CDS encoding DEAD/DEAH box helicase, translated as MTFSSTTQNGDATIATQADVPATDLPETAVAAEALPSGEAFAALGLAPEIVSALVAAGFTGPTPVQEKAVPAAISGRDLLVSSPTGSGKTAAFMLPAIQRFSVARAAAQAAAAKPAAGPRAETERRRPQYQPARPSLLVLTPTRELAMQVTTAAEQFGKNLRKLRCVSVLGGVPYRQQLALLAKQPEILVATPGRLLDHIERGRIDLSQLQMLVLDEADRMLDMGFIDDIETIVAATPATRQTLLFSATIDQKISSLTKRLLNDPVSIEIARGAQQKANIAQSILWVDDRAHKDRLLSHLLNDESLDQAIIFTATKSDADMLAGRLSDEGFSSAALHGDLPQGARNRTLNALRERKVRVLVATDVAARGIDVPGITHVFNYDLPKFAEDYVHRIGRTGRAGRTGTAISLAHHAEAQAVKRIERFTHQPLPVSVIVGFEPRRTPSMSSAPRGGARGRSFGNGGGGSAGAGRGGYAGNRGTGTGGGGGYAGRSGNGGGYAGRSGSGGGYAGRSASEGYGRRRDGGSSDRG; from the coding sequence CGGCGACGCAACGATCGCTACCCAGGCTGACGTGCCGGCAACCGACCTGCCCGAAACGGCAGTCGCAGCCGAAGCACTGCCGAGTGGCGAAGCGTTCGCCGCTCTCGGTCTCGCACCGGAGATCGTTTCCGCGCTGGTGGCTGCCGGTTTTACCGGCCCGACGCCCGTGCAGGAAAAAGCGGTTCCCGCAGCGATTTCCGGCCGCGATCTGCTGGTCTCCAGCCCGACCGGTTCGGGCAAGACCGCAGCGTTCATGCTGCCCGCCATCCAACGTTTCTCCGTCGCACGCGCTGCGGCACAGGCTGCCGCTGCAAAGCCGGCTGCCGGCCCGCGTGCTGAAACCGAGCGTCGACGCCCGCAATACCAACCGGCACGTCCGAGCCTGTTGGTACTGACCCCCACCCGTGAACTGGCAATGCAGGTCACCACGGCCGCTGAACAGTTCGGCAAGAACTTGCGCAAGCTGCGTTGCGTCAGCGTCCTCGGTGGCGTGCCGTATCGCCAACAGTTGGCGCTGTTGGCCAAGCAGCCGGAAATCCTGGTGGCAACGCCGGGCCGTCTGCTGGACCATATCGAACGTGGCCGCATCGATCTGTCGCAACTGCAGATGCTGGTGCTGGACGAAGCCGACCGTATGCTGGACATGGGCTTCATCGACGACATCGAAACGATCGTCGCGGCAACGCCGGCGACGCGTCAGACGCTGTTGTTCTCGGCAACGATCGACCAGAAGATCAGCTCGCTGACCAAGCGCCTGCTGAACGACCCGGTGTCGATCGAGATCGCCCGTGGCGCGCAACAAAAGGCGAATATCGCCCAGTCGATCCTGTGGGTCGATGACCGTGCCCACAAGGACCGTCTGCTGTCGCATCTGTTGAACGACGAATCGCTGGATCAAGCGATCATCTTCACGGCCACGAAGAGCGATGCCGACATGCTCGCAGGCCGCCTGTCCGACGAAGGTTTCTCGTCGGCGGCACTGCACGGCGATCTGCCGCAAGGCGCGCGTAACCGCACGCTGAACGCACTGCGCGAGCGTAAGGTTCGTGTCCTGGTGGCAACCGACGTCGCAGCCCGCGGCATTGACGTGCCGGGCATCACGCACGTGTTCAACTACGATCTGCCGAAGTTCGCGGAAGACTACGTTCACCGTATCGGTCGTACCGGCCGCGCTGGCCGTACCGGCACGGCAATCAGCCTGGCGCACCACGCCGAAGCGCAAGCAGTGAAGCGTATCGAACGCTTCACGCATCAGCCGCTGCCGGTGTCGGTGATCGTCGGTTTCGAACCGCGTCGTACGCCGTCGATGTCGTCGGCACCGCGTGGTGGTGCACGTGGCCGTTCTTTCGGTAACGGCGGTGGCGGCAGCGCCGGCGCTGGCCGTGGCGGCTATGCGGGCAACCGCGGCACCGGTACGGGCGGCGGCGGTGGCTATGCTGGCCGTAGCGGCAACGGCGGCGGTTACGCTGGCCGTAGCGGCAGCGGTGGTGGTTACGCCGGCCGCAGCGCGAGCGAAGGCTATGGCCGTCGCCGTGACGGCGGTTCGTCCGACCGCGGCTAA
- the aceA gene encoding isocitrate lyase has translation MTNDHRKHDASNQQSLSNGSDGKRHDRDACAALRHDWAVSPRWAGIKRGYDAEEVCRLRGSVQPEHTLARRGAERLWSLLQRQSLPAGSGRHGVDRPFVNALGALTGNQAMQQVKAGLQAIYLSGWQVAGDANQAGAMYPDQSLYPVNSVPQVVRAINNTLTRADQIQWADGTRPGDPGYIDYFAPIVADAEAGFGGVLNAFELMKAMIDAGAAGVHFEDQLASAKKCGHLGGKVLVPTREAIGKLLAARLAADVSGVPTLLIARTDAQAANLITSDIDPLDQPFLTGKRTVEGFYRTHAGLEQAIARGLAYAPYADLIWCETGKPDLLEARRFADAIHAQFPGKALAYNCSPSFNWKRNLDDATIARFQHALAEMGYTFQFITLAGFHSLNYSMFDLAHGYAREQMSAFVQLQQREFDAADRGFTAVKHQHEVGTGYFDAVTQTIERQSSTTALTGSTEEAQFA, from the coding sequence ATGACGAACGATCATCGCAAGCATGATGCAAGCAATCAGCAGTCCTTATCGAACGGTAGTGATGGCAAACGACACGATCGCGACGCCTGCGCCGCCTTGCGTCACGACTGGGCGGTTTCACCCCGTTGGGCAGGCATCAAGCGCGGTTACGATGCCGAGGAGGTTTGTCGCCTGCGCGGTTCGGTTCAGCCGGAACATACGCTGGCGCGGCGCGGTGCCGAGCGGCTGTGGTCTTTATTGCAGCGTCAATCGCTGCCGGCGGGAAGCGGCCGGCACGGCGTCGATCGACCCTTCGTCAACGCCTTGGGCGCGCTGACCGGCAATCAGGCCATGCAGCAGGTCAAAGCCGGCCTTCAGGCCATCTATTTGTCGGGATGGCAGGTGGCCGGCGATGCGAACCAGGCGGGAGCGATGTATCCGGACCAATCGCTGTATCCGGTCAACTCGGTGCCGCAGGTGGTTCGCGCGATCAATAACACCCTTACCCGCGCCGATCAGATCCAGTGGGCGGATGGCACCCGCCCGGGCGATCCCGGATATATCGATTATTTCGCGCCGATCGTCGCCGACGCGGAAGCAGGTTTCGGCGGGGTGCTGAATGCCTTCGAGCTGATGAAGGCGATGATCGATGCGGGCGCGGCCGGGGTGCATTTCGAGGATCAGTTGGCCTCGGCGAAAAAATGCGGTCATCTAGGCGGCAAGGTGCTGGTCCCGACACGGGAAGCCATCGGCAAATTGCTCGCGGCCCGCCTCGCGGCGGACGTCAGCGGCGTGCCTACCTTGCTGATCGCGCGCACCGACGCCCAGGCAGCGAACCTGATCACCTCGGACATCGATCCGCTCGATCAGCCCTTCCTGACCGGCAAACGGACCGTCGAAGGCTTTTACCGGACCCACGCCGGACTGGAACAGGCGATCGCGCGCGGCCTCGCCTATGCGCCGTATGCCGATTTGATCTGGTGCGAAACCGGCAAGCCCGATCTGCTCGAAGCGCGCCGCTTCGCCGACGCCATCCATGCGCAGTTTCCAGGTAAGGCACTGGCGTATAACTGCTCGCCGTCGTTCAACTGGAAACGGAATCTGGACGATGCGACGATTGCCCGGTTCCAGCATGCGCTGGCGGAAATGGGCTACACCTTCCAATTCATCACGCTGGCCGGCTTCCATAGCTTGAACTACAGCATGTTCGATCTGGCGCACGGCTATGCGCGCGAACAGATGAGCGCCTTCGTCCAGCTGCAACAACGGGAATTCGATGCGGCCGATCGCGGCTTCACCGCCGTCAAGCACCAGCACGAAGTGGGCACCGGCTATTTCGACGCGGTCACGCAGACGATCGAACGCCAGTCGTCGACCACCGCCCTTACCGGATCGACGGAAGAAGCGCAGTTTGCCTGA
- a CDS encoding gamma-glutamylcyclotransferase family protein: MSLSPSSSIETCDVFVYGTLRHGEINDIALAAMRFGRPDLPAPRHVAVGRVRGHLVDFGDWPGLVPPHGADAAGKTARCATVRGDVFRIDRALLSILDEIEGIRPDGRGAFYRSEIDVIPDRPARADGSDAHAAVPAEAPRQALRCVYYPIDPEAGRGRPPISGGDWIVHRLARCR; the protein is encoded by the coding sequence GTGAGCCTCAGCCCTTCCTCCTCCATCGAGACGTGCGACGTCTTCGTCTACGGCACGCTGCGGCATGGCGAGATCAACGATATCGCCTTGGCCGCCATGCGTTTTGGGCGCCCCGATTTGCCCGCGCCGCGGCACGTCGCCGTCGGCCGTGTGCGGGGGCACCTGGTCGATTTCGGCGATTGGCCGGGCCTGGTGCCGCCGCACGGCGCGGACGCGGCGGGAAAGACAGCCCGGTGCGCCACAGTGCGCGGCGACGTTTTTCGCATCGATCGGGCGCTCCTTTCCATTCTGGACGAGATCGAGGGGATTCGCCCGGACGGACGCGGCGCCTTTTATCGCAGCGAGATCGACGTGATACCGGATCGGCCCGCGCGCGCGGACGGCAGCGATGCGCATGCCGCCGTGCCAGCCGAAGCGCCGCGCCAGGCCTTGCGATGCGTCTACTATCCCATCGATCCCGAGGCGGGGCGGGGACGACCGCCGATTTCCGGCGGCGATTGGATCGTGCACAGGCTGGCGCGGTGTCGTTGA